A single window of Meiothermus sp. DNA harbors:
- a CDS encoding lipopolysaccharide assembly protein LapB — protein MMRFWFFVVLLLGGVLAQQNPAQTPPKPQTQANLCALLYEAGRPEAALTACERAVKDAPSAENLYLLARVQSELNRFTAAVENLRRSITLNSSFIQSYVALAQVYLRQYLLSENREASKNLLDQALNVLREAEKVNPKYAPIYATRGTVLVYQNRLEQAVEAINRSLAIKDEPIVRALLADIYIRQGKWDEALKNYDDAVKAAPKNAGLRVKYGSLLLLRGNVDLAVEHLDQAVILAPGNAEAWLRRGDAYYEKKDWQQAGVSYQQTVALSPVRFPDAYIGLGQVLIELKDYQKARFNFTKAVALEQDNPVYRYWLCRANELLGDKAGARTQCEQALKLRPDFKEAQEILTRLK, from the coding sequence ATGATGCGTTTTTGGTTCTTTGTCGTGTTGCTACTAGGGGGTGTGCTGGCTCAGCAAAACCCGGCCCAAACTCCACCCAAACCGCAAACCCAGGCCAACCTGTGCGCCCTGCTTTACGAGGCCGGGCGCCCCGAGGCGGCCCTTACCGCCTGTGAGCGGGCAGTCAAGGATGCTCCCAGCGCCGAAAACCTGTATTTGCTGGCACGGGTGCAGTCCGAGCTCAACCGCTTTACCGCGGCCGTCGAGAACCTGCGCCGCTCGATTACCCTCAACAGCAGCTTCATTCAGTCGTATGTCGCATTAGCCCAAGTGTACCTGCGGCAGTATCTGCTATCCGAAAACCGCGAGGCCTCCAAGAATCTGCTGGATCAGGCTCTAAACGTTCTGCGCGAGGCCGAGAAGGTCAACCCCAAGTATGCCCCCATCTATGCGACCCGGGGTACGGTGTTGGTTTACCAAAACCGCCTCGAGCAGGCGGTTGAGGCCATCAACCGTTCGCTGGCCATCAAGGACGAACCCATTGTCCGGGCCTTGCTGGCCGATATTTACATCCGCCAGGGCAAGTGGGATGAGGCCCTGAAGAACTACGACGATGCGGTCAAGGCGGCCCCCAAAAACGCCGGGCTGCGGGTCAAGTACGGCAGCTTGTTGCTGCTTCGCGGCAACGTAGACCTAGCGGTCGAGCACCTGGATCAGGCGGTAATTCTGGCCCCCGGCAACGCCGAGGCCTGGCTGCGCCGGGGGGACGCCTACTACGAGAAAAAAGACTGGCAGCAGGCGGGGGTTTCCTATCAGCAAACGGTGGCCCTCTCTCCGGTGCGTTTTCCCGATGCCTACATCGGCTTGGGCCAGGTTCTGATTGAGCTCAAGGACTACCAAAAAGCCCGCTTCAACTTTACCAAGGCGGTGGCCCTGGAACAGGACAACCCGGTGTACCGCTACTGGCTCTGCCGAGCCAACGAACTCTTGGGTGACAAAGCCGGTGCCCGCACCCAGTGCGAGCAGGCCCTCAAGCTGCGGCCCGATTTTAAAGAGGCCCAGGAGATACTGACCCGACTGAAGTGA
- a CDS encoding DNA double-strand break repair nuclease NurA, whose protein sequence is MPWKLEAWNPEYALPERVEEQDEGSGLEDIKTHYEGDWTARTPARRQPDDWPIVYLVDGRQRIDAQIADSRGRRALLATVIAGAVLRDGAGIRPIGEPLKQHILLHSADLEEPLPPGLGHYKPVKVQKSDPASLRAKVTEVMRCLEARLVNELEGGLVIVDGQIFPGEEPYKALEQILGYTKTQAATYLGPEEQALLHTLQPHQRTPIFSIPGYALRRPLDVFSWYVRLPLEPSAPFYGGAALLRVETPTPEPAEARKLADLSVSLFCTLASSPARDPRAPQNLIPIGGLEQWLGRQMGQGEVIRRRIVQALFA, encoded by the coding sequence ATGCCATGGAAACTTGAAGCCTGGAACCCCGAGTATGCCCTGCCCGAGCGGGTAGAGGAACAAGACGAAGGGAGTGGCCTCGAGGACATCAAAACCCACTACGAAGGTGACTGGACAGCCCGTACCCCGGCCAGGAGGCAGCCTGATGACTGGCCGATTGTGTATCTGGTGGATGGGCGGCAACGCATAGATGCCCAGATTGCCGATTCCAGGGGACGCCGTGCGCTGCTGGCAACGGTGATTGCCGGGGCGGTATTGCGCGACGGGGCTGGTATTCGCCCGATAGGGGAGCCCCTCAAGCAACACATCCTGCTGCACAGCGCCGACCTCGAGGAACCCCTACCCCCGGGCCTAGGTCACTACAAACCTGTGAAAGTACAAAAGTCCGACCCCGCCAGCTTGCGGGCCAAGGTGACCGAGGTGATGCGATGCCTGGAAGCCCGCCTGGTGAATGAGCTCGAGGGGGGTCTGGTGATTGTGGACGGGCAGATATTCCCAGGGGAAGAGCCCTACAAGGCGCTCGAGCAGATCCTGGGCTATACCAAGACCCAGGCCGCAACCTACCTGGGGCCGGAGGAACAGGCTTTACTGCACACCCTGCAACCCCATCAGCGCACCCCGATTTTTTCGATTCCGGGCTATGCCCTGCGCCGCCCGCTGGATGTTTTTTCCTGGTACGTGCGCCTGCCCTTGGAGCCCAGCGCCCCCTTCTACGGTGGGGCCGCGCTTTTGCGGGTGGAAACCCCTACTCCCGAGCCTGCCGAGGCCCGCAAGCTGGCCGACTTATCGGTGAGCCTCTTTTGTACCCTGGCCTCCTCACCCGCCCGCGACCCCCGCGCCCCCCAAAACCTGATTCCCATTGGGGGCTTGGAGCAGTGGCTGGGCCGGCAAATGGGCCAGGGTGAGGTAATCCGGCGTAGAATCGTGCAGGCGTTATTTGCATAA